CGCCGGGGCGATCACGCCGGTGCCCGGCGGGATCGGGCCGATGACGGTGGCCATGCTCCTCGTGAACACCGTCTCCGCCGCGGAGCAGCAGGCGTTCGGGCGGTGAGCGGCGGGCGGGTGTCCGCAGGCGCGACGCCCGTGGGCGGCCGGCTCGCCGACGTGCTGCGATCGCGAGAGTTCGCGGTGACCGGCGAGATCGTGCCTCCGCGCGGCGCCGACGCCGCCGCGGTCACCACACACGCCAGGGCGCTCGTCGGATCGATCGACGCGGCGAACGTGACCGACAACCCCACGGCGACCGCCCACATGTCGGCCGTCGCCGGATGCGCCCTCGTCGCGCGGGCGGGCATCGAACCGACGTTGCAGATCACGTGCCGCGACCGCAACCGTCTGGCGATCACCGCCGACCTGCTGGGTGCCTGGGCGCTCGGCGCCCGATCGGTGCTGTGCCTGTCGGGCGACCCGATCCACGTCGGCGACGAGCCCGGCGCGGCGGCGGTGAACGACGTGTCGGTGCTCGAGGTCGTCGCCGCCGTGCGGCGGATGCGCGACGAGGGCGTGAGCACGAGCGGGATGGAGATGGACGCACCTCCTCGGTACATGATCGGGGTCGCGGAGATGCCGCTCGCCGATCCTTACGATCCGGCGCGCCTCGAGCAGAAGCTGGACGCCGGTGCCGATCTGATCTGGACGCAGATCGCGTACGACGTCGACCGGCTCGCCGCCTGGGCCGAGGGCGCCCGGACGCGCGGCGTCTTCGAGCGGGCCTCCGTGCTGGTCGGGGTGGTCCCCCTTCGCAGCGCCGCGGGCGCCCGCTTCATGGACGAGAAGCTCCCGGGGGTACGGGTGCCCACGGCTGTGATCGGGGCCCTCGAGACCGCCGGCGACGACGCGGCGGCGGTCGGTCTCGATCTCACGGTCGAGACGGTCCGGGGGATCCGTGCGATCGACGGCATCGGCGGTGTGCATCTGATGAGCATGGGCCACGACGACGCGGTGCGCGCCGTCGTGGAGCGCGCGGGGCTCTTCCCGCGCCCGACCGGGGCGCTCTGAGTGACCCCCGATCGAGGGCTCGCCACCCACGCCGGTCGTCCGCACCTCCCGGTCCTGCAGGCCGCGGCCGAGTCGCTGTTGGGGACGCCGGTTGACGTGATCGAGGCGCTCACCGGCGGGGTCCGTCGCGACACGTACCGCGTGGTCGACGACATGGGGGCGC
The Actinomycetota bacterium genome window above contains:
- a CDS encoding methylenetetrahydrofolate reductase, whose amino-acid sequence is MSAGATPVGGRLADVLRSREFAVTGEIVPPRGADAAAVTTHARALVGSIDAANVTDNPTATAHMSAVAGCALVARAGIEPTLQITCRDRNRLAITADLLGAWALGARSVLCLSGDPIHVGDEPGAAAVNDVSVLEVVAAVRRMRDEGVSTSGMEMDAPPRYMIGVAEMPLADPYDPARLEQKLDAGADLIWTQIAYDVDRLAAWAEGARTRGVFERASVLVGVVPLRSAAGARFMDEKLPGVRVPTAVIGALETAGDDAAAVGLDLTVETVRGIRAIDGIGGVHLMSMGHDDAVRAVVERAGLFPRPTGAL